The Zobellia alginiliquefaciens genome contains a region encoding:
- a CDS encoding S1C family serine protease: protein MKKIASTFLIALFAGAITLGSYKLFFENTNYAVISQDEGHSVFNTSLTPTSAKGAGINEVDFTVAAENTVNAVVHVKNVTINRTPHSLMDFFYGSGGNERPQVGTGSGVIISQDGYIVTNNHVISKANQLQVTLNNNKTYDAELIGTDPNSDIALIKIDAESNLPYLAFGDSDDVKIGEWVLAVGNPFNLTSTVTAGIVSAKARDLGKNQSFIQTDAAVNPGNSGGALVNTNGDLVGINTAITSQTGSYVGYSFAVPSNIAKKVVDDILEYGNVQKGILGIKTLNTNTPYAIEKGLNEIDGVYISGVEEGTGAEEAELQEGDVIKKVDNIKVRKFADLTGYLSAKRPDDTVEVTIARDGEEFTVPVLLKKRQTVIVPVMGLEVKNLSKDDKKKFKTKQGVKIVGVPETYRGYGLEGKVLLSVDNKEINDIEEARNLFGSISRYGKTSITMINEKGERERLIFQ, encoded by the coding sequence ATGAAAAAAATTGCCAGTACCTTTTTAATCGCCCTCTTTGCTGGAGCAATCACATTGGGCAGCTACAAATTATTTTTTGAAAATACGAACTATGCGGTTATTTCACAGGACGAAGGACACTCGGTTTTCAATACGAGCTTAACGCCTACTTCTGCCAAAGGAGCCGGAATTAATGAAGTTGATTTTACGGTTGCCGCAGAGAATACGGTAAACGCAGTGGTGCACGTTAAAAATGTTACCATTAATAGAACGCCACATAGCCTTATGGATTTTTTCTATGGAAGCGGCGGAAATGAAAGGCCCCAAGTAGGAACAGGCTCTGGAGTTATTATTTCACAGGACGGGTACATTGTAACGAACAACCACGTTATTAGCAAGGCCAATCAGTTACAGGTAACACTTAATAACAATAAGACCTATGATGCAGAACTTATTGGTACGGACCCAAATTCTGATATTGCCCTTATAAAAATAGATGCCGAAAGTAATCTTCCATATTTAGCTTTTGGCGATTCTGATGACGTAAAAATTGGAGAATGGGTATTGGCCGTTGGTAATCCGTTTAACCTAACTTCTACCGTAACAGCGGGTATTGTAAGTGCTAAAGCACGTGATTTGGGTAAAAACCAATCTTTTATACAGACTGATGCCGCAGTAAACCCTGGGAACAGTGGTGGTGCATTAGTGAATACCAATGGAGATCTTGTAGGTATCAATACTGCAATCACCTCACAAACCGGTAGTTATGTGGGTTATTCATTTGCAGTACCTAGTAACATTGCCAAAAAAGTGGTAGACGATATTCTTGAGTATGGAAATGTTCAAAAAGGAATATTAGGGATTAAAACCTTAAATACCAATACGCCATACGCCATTGAAAAGGGATTGAACGAGATTGACGGTGTTTACATCTCAGGCGTTGAAGAAGGAACAGGTGCGGAAGAAGCAGAATTACAAGAAGGAGATGTTATCAAAAAAGTGGATAATATTAAAGTAAGGAAATTTGCGGATCTTACGGGGTATCTTTCCGCCAAAAGACCTGATGATACTGTAGAGGTAACCATAGCTAGAGATGGCGAAGAGTTTACGGTGCCTGTATTGTTAAAGAAGAGACAGACTGTTATTGTTCCGGTAATGGGCCTTGAAGTAAAAAATCTAAGTAAAGACGACAAAAAGAAATTCAAGACCAAACAAGGTGTAAAAATAGTTGGTGTACCCGAAACCTACCGTGGATACGGATTGGAAGGAAAGGTTTTGTTGTCTGTAGACAACAAAGAAATTAACGATATTGAAGAAGCAAGAAATCTTTTTGGAAGTATTTCTAGATATGGAAAAACGAGCATCACCATGATTAACGAAAAAGGAGAAAGAGAGCGTCTTATTTTTCAATAA